The Anaerolineae bacterium genome segment CCGGGCGATGATGTCCGTGCCGCCGGTGGTGCCGCGGAAGCGGAGCACCAGCCCCAATCCCAGTCCGTCTATGATTCCGCCGTAAATGGTGTACAGCAGGGGATCGCGCGTTACCGCCGGCACACGGCCCTGCAAAAAGTCAATGAAAAAGGACATGATGATAACCGCGTACACCGTGCGGATGCCGGTGGTCAGGCCGCCGCCCCAGCGCACGCCGGCGATGAAGAGGGGTATATTCAACAGCAGGGTCACAATGCCCACCGGCGTGCCGATAAGGTAGTACAGGATGATGGCCACACCGGTAACGCCGCCGGAGACCACCTGATTGGGGATGAGGAAGACATCCGCCGCCAGCGCGACCAGGAAGGCGCCGGCGGTGATAACGAGATATTCCAGCAGGATGCGCGGCGCATCCTGCCACCGCCAGGAGATGCCCCCGATGCGAAAGTTTCCCATAGCGCCTCCTCGCACTGCAAGGGTGGAAAGAGGAAGGCCCTCCGGTCACTGTGCGCCGGCCGCGCCAGACCGGAGGGC includes the following:
- a CDS encoding YitT family protein — protein: MGNFRIGGISWRWQDAPRILLEYLVITAGAFLVALAADVFLIPNQVVSGGVTGVAIILYYLIGTPVGIVTLLLNIPLFIAGVRWGGGLTTGIRTVYAVIIMSFFIDFLQGRVPAVTRDPLLYTIYGGIIDGLGLGLVLRFRGTTGGTDIIARLAKRFMGLNYGFTLLITNVIVLGAAAFIFGVEPAMYAIILAAISSKVIDLVQEGIQSARAAVIVTNRPYEVRQAILRELERGVTVLEGRGGYTGTRREVLLCAVQRNEISRLKYILHQVDPEAFVIIHAVHEVLGEGFQDIRPAEL